The DNA sequence TCGGCGGCCCCGCGCTGCCGTCCGTCGGCTGGGCGCTCGGCGTCGACCGCACGGTGCTCGCCCTGGAGGCGGAGGGCGTGGAGCTCCAACTCCCGTCGTCCACCAGTGTGTTCGCGGTGCCGCTCGGCGAGGAGGCTCGTCGGGTGCTGTTCGCGAAGGTCACCGAGCTGCGCAAGGTCGGCGTCGCGGCGGACTTCTCGTACGGCAACAAGGGCCTCAAGGGCGCCATGAAGAACGCCAACCGCAGCGGCGCCCGCTACACGATCGTCGCCGGCGAGCGCGACCTCGCCGAGGGCGTCGTCCAGCTCAAGGACATGGAGTCCGGCGAGCAGGCGGCCGTCGGCGTCAACGAGATCGTGGCCGAACTGGAAGCCCGGCTGGGCTGAGTTCGGAAAGTTCGGGAAAGGGCGGGCACCGCTTCGGTGTCCGCCCTTTTGCCGCCCTGAAGGCACCTGCAGGCACCCTGAAGGGCCTTGACGTCGTCCTGACGGTGTCCTGAACAGTGCGCCCCGGGACAGTCGCGCGTATTTCCTTATCCCCAGCGAACGGTGGGAAGGCGTGCGTGTACGGCACAATGTGCCCTGTCCGGAGAAACTCCAAGTCTCAAGTGACGGAATCGGCGTGATGAGCAAGACGACAGTCAAAGACGTCTCCACCGAGCCCGAGCCGGAGCGTGCCGAGGCGTCGCCCGGTTCGGCGGGCAGCAGCCGTGCGTTCGCCCTGATGCTGGTGATCACCGGTGCAGCCGGCGTGCTTGCCGCGTGGGTCATCACGATCGACAAGTTCAAGATCCTCGAGGCGAAGGTCGAAGGGAAGTCCTTCACGCCCGGCTGCAGCCTGAACCCGATCGTCTCCTGCGGCAGCATCATGGAGAGCAAGCAGGCGGCCGTCTTCGGGTTCCCCAACCCCATGCTCGGCCTGGTCTGTTACGGCATGGTCATCTGCGTCGGTATGAGCCTGCTCACCCGCGCCCGCTTCCCGCGCTGGTACTGGCTGACCTTCAACTTCGGCACGCTCTTCGGCGTCGCCTTCTGCACCTGGCTGATGTACCAGTCGCTGTACAACATCAACGCGCTGTGCCTGTGGTGCTCGCTCGCCTGGGCCGCGACGATCACGATGTTCTGGTACGTGACCTCCTTCAACGTCCGCAACGGCTTCCTGCCCGCGCCGCGCCCGCTGAAGATCTTCCTCGCCGAGTTCACCTGGGTGCTCCCGGTGACGCACTGCGGTGTCATCGTCATGCTGATCCTGACCCGCTGGGGCAGCCAGCTCTGGGCCGCCTCCTGACCCGCTCGGACGTCGATGTCAGTGGGGTGAATTAGGGTTTCCAACGTGGAGCCCGACCTATTCACCGCCGCCGCAGAAGAACGCCAGGAGAAGGACCCAGCCGGAAGTCCCCTGGCGGTGCGCATGCGCCCGCGCACCCTGGACGAGGTCGTGGGCCAGCAGCACCTGCTCAAACCGGGCTCGCCCCTGCGCAGACTCGTCGGCGAGTCCGGTGGCGGGCCCGCCGGACCGTCCTCAGTGATCCTCTGGGGCCCGCCCGGCACCGGCAAGACGACCCTGGCGTACGTCGTCTCCAAGGCCACCAACAAGCGCTTCGTCGAGCTCTCCGCCATCACCGCCGGGGTGAAGGAGGTCCGCGCGGTCATCGAGGGCGCGCGGCGCGCCACCGGCGGCTTCGGCAAGGAGACCGTCCTCTTCCTCGACGAGATCCACCGCTTCAGCAAGGCCCAGCAGGATTCCCTCCTCCCGGCCGTCGAGAACCGCTGGGTGACCCTGATCGCGGCGACCACCGAGAACCCGTACTTCTCGATCATCTCCCCGCTGCTGTCCCGCTCCCTCCTGCTCACCCTCGAACCCCTCACCGACGACGACGTCAGAGGCCTGCTGAAGCGGGCCCTGAGCGACGAGCGGGGACTGAGCGACGCCGTCGGACTCCCCGAGGACACCGAGGAGCACCTGCTGCGCATCGCCGGCGGTGACGCCCGCCGCGCCCTGACCGCCCTGGAGGCGGCAGCCGGAGCGGCGCTCGACAAGGGCGAGTCGCAGATCGGCCTCCAGACGCTGGAGGAGACGGTCGACCGGGCGGCGGTGAAGTACGACCGCGACGGCGACCAGCACTACGACGTGGCCAGCGCCCTCATCAAGTCCATCCGCGGCTCCGACGTAGACGCCGCTCTGCACTACCTGGCCCGGATGATCGAGGCAGGCGAGGACCCCCGCTTCATCGCCCGCCGCCTGATGATCTCCGCCAGCGAGGACATCGGCCTGGCCGACCCGAACGCCCTGCCGATCGCGGTCGCCGCCGCCCAGGCCGTCGCCATGATCGGCTTCCCCGAGGCCGCCCTCACCCTCAGCCACGCCACCATCGCCCTCGCCCTCGCGCCCAAGTCAAACGCCGCGACGACCGCGATCGGCGCCGCCATGGACGACGTACGCAAGGGCATGGCGGGCCCCGTGCCGCCCCACCTGCGTGACGGGCACTACAAGGGCGCCGCCAAGCTCGGGCACGCGCAGGGGTACGTCTATCCGCACGACCTCTCCGAGGGCATCGCCGAGCAGCAGTACGCCCCGGACGCCCTCAAGGACCGCGAGTACTACACCCCGACCCGGCACGGCGCCGAGGCGCGGTACGCGGACGCGGTGGAGTGGACCAGGAAACACCTCGGTCGGAAGCGGTCCTGAGCACCCTGTAGAATCCGTGGCAGTGCTGTGTCCCGTGCAGTCAGAACGGGACGGTCAGCCGGAGCCCGGTCCTCCTCGGAAGGTCGGCTCCAGGAGCGTCGCGCACCGTCGATTCGGTGTCGCGGGCAGCCCACCACCACTCGTCGCACGACGAGAACGGTCGGTGGGCCACTCGCGTGCTGCACGTATGTGCCCAGACCAGGGGAGCGGCTGCCCGACAGGTCCTCGGACCTCAAGGGTTTCCCCGGCTGCGGATGCGACCTCCCTCAACCCTGACAAGCCGAGAACAAGGAAATGAGAAGCAGTGGCGAATCAGTCCCGCCCCAAGGTCAAGAAGTCGCGTGCCCTCGGCATTGCGCTGACCCCGAAGGCCGTCAAGTACTTCGAGGCCCGTCCCTACCCGCCGGGTGAGCACGGCCGTGGCCGCAAGCAGAACTCGGACTACAAGGTCCGTCTGCTGGAGAAGCAGCGTCTGCGTGCGCAGTACGACGTGTCCGAGCGCCAGCTCGTCCGCGCCTACGAGCGTGCCTCCAAGGTTCAGGGCAAGACCGGTGAGGCCCTGATCATCGAGCTCGAGCGTCGTCTCGACGCCCTGGTGCTGCGTTCGGGCATCGCCCGCACCATCTACCAGGCCCGTCAGATGGTCGTGCACGGCCACATCGAGGTCAACGGCCAGAAGGTCGACAAGCCGTCCTTCCGCGTCAAGCCCGACGACGTCGTGATGGTTCGTGAGCGCAGCCGCGAGAAGACCCTCTTCTCGATCTCCCGCGAGGGTGGCTTCGCCCCCGACGGTGAGACCCCGCGCTACCTCCAGGTGAACCTCAAGGCCCTGGCGTTCCGCCTGGACCGTGAGCCGAACCGCAAGGAGATCCCGGTGATCTGCGACGAGCAGCTCGTCGTCGAGTACTACGCCCGTTGATCCTTCAGCGGTCGTAGGCTTCTGCGCCTCAGCCCGCCGTCTCCTCGCCCCTCCGGGTGGGGGAGGCGGCGGGCTTTCGCATGGTCACGGTCGCCGTGACATGCCGTACCGGACCTCGCGGCGACGGAACGCCGTCCGACGGCAGCCGCGCCCGGCGCACCGCCTCCTCGCGGCCGAGCGCCGCCCCCTGCCGTGCGCACTCCTCGTACCGCTCGTCGCCCAGCCGTTCCCGAGCTGCCGTCTCGCACAGCTCGTGCGGCGCGTTGAAGCACGCCGAGCCGAACAGCGGCAGCCCCACCGACGGCCACATGCCTGACGCGGCGCCCTGCAGCACCGCTGCCTCCACGGGATCGCCCTCCGCACCGGTCAGCAGGGCCAGCAGTTCCACCGCCAGCACCGAGCCGAGCAGGTCGTGGAAGGAGTGGGCGCTGCCGAGGCAGTCCGACAGCAGCGCGCGGGCGCCGGGCAGGTCGCCGTCGGCCCAGGCGGCGTACGCCAGGACGTACAGCGCGTAGGAGCGCGCCCAGCGCTCGCCGTGGTCCTCGCACACCCGGCGGACGTCCTCGCACAGCCGCACCGCGTCCGGCAGGTCGCCCTGGAACGCCCGCGTCATCGCCAGCTCCACCTGGCCCATCAGCACATTGCTGTTGAGCTCGCCGATCTCCTGATAGCGGCCGAGTGCCGAGCGCAGCAGCGTTTCGGCACGCTCCATGTCGTCCGAGAGCAGGGCCAGACAACCGGTGCGATGCTCGGCGTACGCCACCGCCGTGGGGTCGGCGGCATGTTCCGCCTCCTCACGGCACTGAGACAGCACCCCCAGGGCGGGCACCGTGTCGCCCTGCAGGATCGCCACATAGCCCAGCACCCACAGGGCCTTCAGCCGGGACTGCTCATGACCGGAGTCCAGCGCCACGGCCTGCTCCAGCCAGTGCCGCCCCTCCGACAGCCGGCCGCAGCCGACCCAGTAGAACCACAGGGAGCCCGCGAGGTACTGGCCCAGATGCGCGTCGTCCGGCTCGCTCAGACAGTGGTCCAGGGCGCGGCGCAGATTCGGCAGCTCCGCCTCGACCCGCGCGGCCACCTCGTCCTGTCGCGGTGAGAACCACTCCAGCTCGCACCAGGTCGTCAGGCCCAGATACCAGTCGCGGTGCCGGCGCCGCAGCCGGGCCGCGTCCCCGGTCGCCGCCAGCCAGTCGGCGCCGTACACCCGGATCATGTCCAGCATGCGGTAGCGCACGCCGGCCGCGGTCTCCTCGCGTGTGACCACGGACTGCGCGAGCAGCTGGGAGAGCACCTCGAGGATGTCGTCGGAGTGCAGGCCCTGGCCGCCGCACACGTACTCGACGGCCTCCAGGTCGAACCGGCCCGCGAAGACCGACAGCCGCGCCCACAGCAACCGCTCCTCGGGCGTGCACAGTTCATGGCTCCAGCCGACCGCCGTACGCAGCGTCCGATGGCGCGCCAACCCGTCCCGCCCGCCGCCGGTCAGCAGCCGGAACCGGTCGTCGAGCCGCTCCAGCACCTGCCCCGGGGACAGCATCCGCAGCCGCCCGGCGGCCAGCTCGATCGCCAGCGGGATCCCGTCCAGGCGACGGCACACCTCCCGTACGTCCGCGTCGTCCGCCACGACCACCGAGGGCTGGGCCGCCCGGTCCACGAGCAACTCCACCGCCTCGTCCTCGCCGAGCGGTGCCAGCGGAAACAGCAGCTCGCCCGTCACGCCCAGCGGTCTGCGCCCCACGGCGAGCACCCTCAGGCCCGGCAGCCGGCGCAGCAGTCCGCTCACCAGCTCCGCACAGGCGTCCACCAAGTGCTCGAAACCGTCCAGGATCAGCAGGAGTTGACGCCCGGCGAGGTGCGCCAGCAGTGTCTCGTAGGGCAGGCGGGTCGTGTGGTCCGTCAGCCCCAGCGCCTCCACGACCGCGTAGTCGACGAACTCCGGATCACGCACCGACGCCAGGTCCACGTGCCACACACCGTCGACGGGCGTGCACCGCGAGGCCGCGCGTGCCGCCAGCCGTGACTTGCCGACGCCGCCCGCCCCCGTCAGAGTCACCAGCCGCGCGGCACCGAGCGCCCCGGCCAGCCCGGCGAGTTCGGCCGAGCGGCCCACGAACGTGTTGAGCTCCAGGGGCGGACCGACGGACTCGGGGGAGTGGGCGCGCTGTTGATCCCGCATGGGATACGGAGCGTACTGAAGCGTGTTCGGTCCGTACAATCGCTTCTCGCGACTCGGCTCCGTGCGGGGCGGTAATCCGGTGTGGAGCGGCATCCCCGGCGCGATAGGCTCGGTGCACGACTTTTTCGATGTAGACCGATGTAGAGGCACGTTTCAGGGAGCGGGTGCACACAGTGTCCGGTGGAGAGGTGGCCGGGATCCTGGTGGCCGTCTTCTGGGCGATCCTGGTCTCCTTCCTCGCCGTTGCACTGGTGAGGCTGGCCCAGACGCTCAAGGCGACCACCAAGCTCGTGGCGGACGTGACCGACCAGGCCGTCCCGCTCCTGGCAGAGGCCTCCACGGCGGTGCGCTCCGCACAGACCCAGATCGACCGGGTCGACGCGATCGCCACCGACGTTCAGGAGGTCACGTCGAACGCCTCGGCACTGTCGACCACCGTCGCCTCCACCTTCGGCGGCCCACTGGTCAAGGTCGCGGCCTTCGGTTACGGCGTCCGCCGGGCCCTCGGCGGCCGCAAGGACGACGCGCCCGCCAAGGCGCCCCGGCGTACCGTGATCGTGGGCCGCACGGTTCCGGCCTCGCGACGGGACAAGCGAAACCTCCGCGGAAAGAGGGACTGAGACCCAGCATGTTCCGCCGTACGTTCTGGTTCAGCACGGGCGTTGCCGCCGGTGTGTGGGCCACCACCAAGGTCAACCGGAAGCTGAAGCAGCTGACCCCCGAGAGCCTCGCCGCGACCGCGGCCAACAAGGCGATCGAGGCCGGTCACCGGCTCAAGGACCGCGCGGTGGGCTTCGCCCTCGACGTCCGCGACAACATGGCGCAGCGGGAGGAGGAACTGGGCGACGCGCTGGGCATCAACGCCCCCGTCGACCACGAACTCCCCGCACCCCGGCGGTACGCCGCCATCGAGAACCGCAATGACCCGAAGTACGTCGACAGGACGACGTACTCGCACAACCGAAACGAGGACCACTGATGGAGTCGGCCGAGATTCGCCGCCGCTGGCTGAGCTTCTTCGAGGAGCGCGGGCACACCGTCGTCCCTTCGGCGTCGCTCATCGCGGACGACCCGACTCTGCTCCTCGTCCCGGCCGGCATGGTGCCGTTCAAGCCCTACTTCCTGGGTGAGGTCAAGCCGCCCTACGCCCGCGCCACCAGCGTCCAGAAGTGCGTGCGCACGCCGGACATCGAAGAGGTCGGCAAGACCACCCGGCACGGCACTTTCTTCCAGATGTGCGGAAACTTCTCCTTCGGCGACTACTTCAAGGAAGGCGCCATCAAGTACGCCTGGGAGCTGCTCACCAGCCCCCAGGACAAGGGTGGTTACGGCCTGGAGCCGGAGAAGCTCTGGATCACCGTCTACAAGGACGACGACGAGGCCGAGCGCATCTGGCACGACGTCGTCGGCGTGCCGAAGGAGCGCATCCAGCGCCTCGGCATGAAGGACAACTACTGGTCCATGGGTGTCCCGGGTCCGTGCGGCCCCTGTTCCGAGATCAACTACGACCGCGGCCCCGAGTTCGGCGTCGAGGGCGGCCCCGCCGTCAACGACGAGCGGTACGTCGAGATCTGGAACCTCGTCTTCATGCAGTACGAGCGCGGCGAGGGCATCGGCAAGGACAACTTCGAGATCCTCGGCGAGCTCCCGAGCAAGAACATCGACACGGGCCTCGGCCTGGAGCGACTCGCCATGATTCTGCAGGGCGTGCAGAACATGTACGAGATCGACACCTCCATGGCCGTCATCAAGAAGGCCACCGAGCTGACGGGTGTGGCCTACGGCGACGCCCACGACTCGGACGTCTCCCTGCGCGTGGTCACCGACCACATGCGCACGTCCGTGATGCTCATCGGCGACGGCGTGACCCCCGGCAACGAGGGCCGCGGCTACGTCCTGCGCCGCATCATGCGCCGCGCCATCCGCAACATGCGTCTGCTCGGCGCCACCGGCCCGGTCGTCAAGGACCTGGTCGATGTCGTCATCGGCATGATGGGCCAGCAGTACCCCGAGTTGGTCACCGACCGCGAGCGCATCGAGAAGGTCGCCCTCGCCGAGGAGAACGCCTTCCTCAAGACGCTGAAGGCCGGCACCAACATCCTCGACACGGCCGTCACCGACACCAAGGCCTCCGGCTCCACGGTCCTTCCCGGCGACAAGGCCTTCCTGCTCCACGACACCTGGGGCTTCCCGATCGACCTCACCCTGGAGATGGCCGCCGAGCAGGGGCTGTCCGTGGACGAGGACGGCTTCCGCCGTCTGATGAAGGAGCAGCGGGAGCGCGCCAAGGCCGACGCCCAGGCCAAGAAGACCGGCCACGCCGGCGCCGGCGCCTACCGTGAGATCGCCGACAAGACCGGCGAGACCGAGTTCATCGGCTACGGCGACACCGAGGGCGAGTCCACCATCGTCGGCATCCTCGTCGACGGGGCCTCGTCCCCGGCCGCCACCGAGGGCGACGAGGTCGAGATCGTCCTCGACCGCACCCCGTTCTACGCCGAGGGCGGCGGCCAGATCGGCGACACCGGCCGGATCAGGGTCGACACCGGTGCCGTCATCGAGATCCGCGACTGCCAGAAGCCGGTGCCGGGTGTGTACGTCCACAAGGGCGTCGTCCAGGTCGGCGAGGTCACGGTCGGTGCCAAGGCCCACGCCTCGATCGACTCGCTGCGCCGCCGCGCCATCGCCCGCGCCCACTCGGCCACGCACCTCACCCACCAGGCTCTGCGTGACGCCCTCGGCCCGACGGCCGCCCAGGCCGGTTCCGAGAACCAGCCGGGTCGCTTCCGCTTCGACTTCGGTTCCCCGTCCGCCGTGCCGACGGCCGTGATGACCGACGTCGAGCAGAAGATCAACGAGGTCCTTGCCCGCGACCTCGACGTGCACGCCGAGGTCATGGGCATCGACGAGGCCAAGAAGCAGGGCGCCATCGCCGAGTTCGGCGAGAAGTACGGCGAGCGCGTCCGCGTCGTGACCATCGGCGACTTCTCCAAGGAGCTGTGCGGCGGCACGCACGTGCACAACACCGCCCAGCTGGGTCTGGTGAAGCTGCTCGGCGAGTCGTCGATCGGCTCCGGCGTGCGTCGTATCGAGGCTCTCGTCGGCGTGGACGCCTATAACTTCCTCGCCCGTGAGCACACGGTCGTCGCCCAGCTCCAGGAGCTGATCAAGGGCCGCCCGGAGGAGCTCCCGGAGAAGGTCTCCGCCATGCTCGGCAAGCTGAAGGACGCCGAGAAGGAGATCGAGAAGTTCCGCGCCGAGAAGGTGCTCCAGGCCGCCGCCGGTCTCGTCGAGTCCGCCAAGGACGTCCGTGGCATCGCCGTCGTCACCGGTCAGGTTCCGGACGGCACCACGCCGGACGACCTGCGCAAGCTGGTCCTCGACGTGCGCGGCCGCATCCAGGGCGGACGTGCCGCCGTGGTCGCCCTGTTCACGGTCAACAACGGCAAGCCGCTCACGGTCATCGCCACCAACGAGGCCGCCCGCGAGCGCGGCCTCAAGGCCGGCGACCTGGTCCGTACGGCCGCCAAGACCCTAGGCGGCGGAGGCGGCGGCAAGCCGGACGTCGCCCAGGGCGGCGGCCAGAACCCGGCCGCCGTCGGCGACGCCGTCGACGCCGTCGAGCGGCTCGTGGCGGAAACGGCCAAGTGAGCGACGACACACAGTCGAGCGGTGACGGCCGCGGCATGCGCCGCGGCCGTCGCCTGGCCGTCGACGTCGGGGACGCCCGCATCGGCGTCGCCTCCTGTGACCCCGACGGGATCCTCGCCACCCCGGTGGAGACGGTCCCGGGCCGGGACATCCCGGCAGCTCACCGGCGTCTGAAGCAACTCGTCGACGAGTACGAGCCGATCGAGGTCGTCGTCGGTCTCCCACGCTCCCTCAAGGGAGGCGAGGGCCCGGCCGCGGCCAAGGTCCGGGGCTTCACCCAGGAACTGGCCCGCATGATCGCGCCCGTACCGGTCAGGCTCGTGGACGAGCGGATGACGACCGTGACGGCAAGTCAGGGACTGCGTGCCTCTGGCGTGAAGTCGAAGAAGGGCCGGTCGGTGATCGATCAGGCCGCCGCTGTGATCATCCTGCAGCAGGCGCTCGAATCCGAACGGGTGTCAGGTAAAGCACCGGGAGAGAGCGTCGAAGTGGTTATCTGATCGCGATACGGTAACGTTCCGCGCGATGCGCCGGTGTTCGAACAGCCGGCGCACAAAGAGAGGCGGGACGGGATCCGGATCGTCAGCAGCCGCGTGACCGCCGCCTCGCGGCTCTAGGGGATCGATGACTGAGTATGGCCGGGGCCAAGGCTCCGAACCGTGGCATCCGGAGGACCCGTTGTACGGGGACGGCGGATGGGAAGGGCAGCAGCAGGCCCACACGGGCCAGCAGGCTGCCTACGGCGGCCAGCCGCAGCACTATCCGGAGCAGCAGCCTCAGCAGCCGCAGCACTACGGCGACTGGGGCAACGGTCAGCAGGCCTCGTACGGCCAGGCGCAGCAGTACCAGCAGCAGGGCCAGCACGACCCTCAGCAGGGTCAGCAGTACCCCCAGCAGTACGACCAGCAGCAGTACGCGGGTCACGGGCAGCAGGGCTACGACAACAACGGCTGGGCCACCGGCTCCCACCCGCAGGTCCAGTACCCCGACCCGGCGGACCCCTACGGGCAGCAGACCGCGGCGTACGGCGGCGACCAGCACGACTACTACGGCACGCCCGAGGCGTACCCGCCGCCGGAGCCGCCGAGCCGTCGGCAGGCCGAACCGGAGCCGCCCCAGACCGACTGGGACCCAGGTCCTGACCAGGGCGAACACGCCTTCTTCGCGGGTGGCGACGACAAGGACGACGACGAGTCGGGCGGCGGCCGGGGGCGCGGTGACCGCCGGGGCGGGCGCGGCGGCGGGAAGCCCAAGAAGCGCCGCAGCGGCATGGCCTGTCTGGTGGTCGTGCTGGTCTTCGGCGCAGGTGTGGCCGGAGTCGGATATTTCGGTTATCAGTTTTACCAGGATCGTTTCGGCGATGCGCCGGACTTCGCGGGTGACGGCACGAACGAGACGGTGAGCGTCGAGATCCCCAAGGGCGCGTTCGGGTCCGATATCGGTCAGAAGCTGAAGGCGGCCGGCGTCGTGAAGAGCGTCGACGCTTTTGTCGCCGCCCAGGAGCAGAACCCCGACGGGGACAAGATCCAGGCGGGCGCCTATCTGCTGAAGAAGCAGATGTCCGCCGAGAGTGCCGTCGAGATGATGCTCAGTCCCGACAGCCAGAACAACGTTCTGGTCAGGCCGGGCGAGCGCAATCTGAGCGTCTACAAGGCGATCGACGAACAGCTCGAATTGTCGTCCGGGACCACCGAGAAGGTCGCCGAGGAGAAATACAAGACCCTCGGACTTCCCAGCTGGGCGAACAGCAACAAGGAGATCAAGGATCCGCTGGAGGGCTTCCTCTACCCGGGCACCTATGCCGCCGCAAAGGGCATGAAACCCGAGGCGATCCTGAAGGAGATGGTGTCCCAGGCCGCCGACAAGTACGAGGCGCTGGACCTGGAGGCCAAGGCGAAGGCCCTCAAGCTCGACAACCCGCTGCAGGTCATCACGGTCGCCAGCCTCGTCCAGGCCGAGGGCAAGACGAACGACGACTACCGCAAGATGGCGGAAGTGGTCTACAACCGCCTCGATCTCGCGAACCCTGAGACGTACGGCGCCCTGCAGTTCGACTCGACCTTCAATTACCTGAAGGGTCAGAGCAATATCGACATCAGCGAGTCGGAGATCAAGAGCAACAAGGACCCGTACAACACGTACACGCAGAAGGGTCTGCCGCCCGGTCCGATCGACAACCCGGGTGAGGGTGCACTCAAGGGGACGCTGAATCCGACGAACGAGGGTTGGTACTACTTCGTGGCGACCGACGGCGTGAACAAGACAGAATTCGCCAAGACCCACGACGATTTCCTGAAGCTCAAGGACAAGTTCAATGAGAGCAGGGGCAACTGACGCCCGCCGAGCCGCCGTGCTCGGTTCGCCCATCGCCCACTCCCTCTCCCCGGTACTGCACCGGGCCGCCTACGCGGAGCTGGGGCTGACGGGCTGGTCGTACGACCGGTTCGAGATCGACGAGGCCGCGCTGCCCGGGTTCGTCGCGGAACTGGGGCCGGAGTGGGCCGGGTTGTCGTTGACCATGCCGCTCAAGCGGGCCGTCATCCCGCTGCTCGACGAGGTCACGGAGACGGCTGTCTCGGTCGAGGCGGTCAACACGGTCGTCATGACCCAGGACGGCCGCCTGGTCGGCGACAACACCGACATCCCCGGCATGGTCGCCGCGCTCCGGGAGCACGGCATCGAACAGGTCGACTCGGCGGCCATCCTCGGCGCGGGCGCCACGGCGTCCTCCGCCCTGGCCGCACTCGCGCGCATCTGCACCGGCGAGGTCGTGGCGTACGTACGCAGCGAGGCCCGCGCGGCCGAGATGCGGCAGTGGGGCGAGCGGCTCGACGTCGAGATCCGTACGGCCGACTGGGCCGAGGCGGAGCGTGCGCTGCACGCGCCGCTGGTGATCGCGACCACCCCGGTAGGTGCGACGGACGCCCTGGCCGCCGCCGTACCCGAGCGCCCGGCCACCCTGTTCGACGTGCTCTACGACCCCTGGCCGACCGCCCTCGCGGCGCGCTGGTCGATGTACGGCGGTGCCGTCGTCAGCGGGCTCGACCTGCTGGTGCATCAGGCGGTGCTGCAGGTGGAGCAGATGACGGGCCGCGTCCCGGCGCCCCTTGAGGCCATGCGAAAAGCGGGGGAGCGCGCTCTCGCGAACCGCTAGGATCCGCTGGGTTCCGCAGGGGGCGGAGCGGTTCGAGGGGGAGTACAAGCAGTGTTCACTGGTGTGCCGCTGGCGTCCGGTAAGGGCGAAATATTCGAGATCGTCCTGCAGTTCATGCCGGACTGGGTGCAGATCCCGGTGCTCGTCCTGATCGTGCTGCTCGTCGTCGGGTCGTGGGTCTTCAAGCTGAAGCGCAAGATCGACCGACGGCGTGCGAGCCGCCAGGGCCAGGCCGTTCAGGTGCCGCTTCGGCACGGGCAGGGGCGGGGCGCCGACTATCTGGGCCCGTACGCTCCGCAGCAGCAGACGCCGGAGCCCCAGCAGCCGAGCGGCGCCGATTTCCTCGGCGCGTACGCCCCTCAGCAGCCCCAGGGCAACCGTCCCGCGTGAT is a window from the Streptomyces sp. NBC_00299 genome containing:
- the rpsD gene encoding 30S ribosomal protein S4: MANQSRPKVKKSRALGIALTPKAVKYFEARPYPPGEHGRGRKQNSDYKVRLLEKQRLRAQYDVSERQLVRAYERASKVQGKTGEALIIELERRLDALVLRSGIARTIYQARQMVVHGHIEVNGQKVDKPSFRVKPDDVVMVRERSREKTLFSISREGGFAPDGETPRYLQVNLKALAFRLDREPNRKEIPVICDEQLVVEYYAR
- the alaS gene encoding alanine--tRNA ligase codes for the protein MESAEIRRRWLSFFEERGHTVVPSASLIADDPTLLLVPAGMVPFKPYFLGEVKPPYARATSVQKCVRTPDIEEVGKTTRHGTFFQMCGNFSFGDYFKEGAIKYAWELLTSPQDKGGYGLEPEKLWITVYKDDDEAERIWHDVVGVPKERIQRLGMKDNYWSMGVPGPCGPCSEINYDRGPEFGVEGGPAVNDERYVEIWNLVFMQYERGEGIGKDNFEILGELPSKNIDTGLGLERLAMILQGVQNMYEIDTSMAVIKKATELTGVAYGDAHDSDVSLRVVTDHMRTSVMLIGDGVTPGNEGRGYVLRRIMRRAIRNMRLLGATGPVVKDLVDVVIGMMGQQYPELVTDRERIEKVALAEENAFLKTLKAGTNILDTAVTDTKASGSTVLPGDKAFLLHDTWGFPIDLTLEMAAEQGLSVDEDGFRRLMKEQRERAKADAQAKKTGHAGAGAYREIADKTGETEFIGYGDTEGESTIVGILVDGASSPAATEGDEVEIVLDRTPFYAEGGGQIGDTGRIRVDTGAVIEIRDCQKPVPGVYVHKGVVQVGEVTVGAKAHASIDSLRRRAIARAHSATHLTHQALRDALGPTAAQAGSENQPGRFRFDFGSPSAVPTAVMTDVEQKINEVLARDLDVHAEVMGIDEAKKQGAIAEFGEKYGERVRVVTIGDFSKELCGGTHVHNTAQLGLVKLLGESSIGSGVRRIEALVGVDAYNFLAREHTVVAQLQELIKGRPEELPEKVSAMLGKLKDAEKEIEKFRAEKVLQAAAGLVESAKDVRGIAVVTGQVPDGTTPDDLRKLVLDVRGRIQGGRAAVVALFTVNNGKPLTVIATNEAARERGLKAGDLVRTAAKTLGGGGGGKPDVAQGGGQNPAAVGDAVDAVERLVAETAK
- a CDS encoding DUF948 domain-containing protein, producing MHTVSGGEVAGILVAVFWAILVSFLAVALVRLAQTLKATTKLVADVTDQAVPLLAEASTAVRSAQTQIDRVDAIATDVQEVTSNASALSTTVASTFGGPLVKVAAFGYGVRRALGGRKDDAPAKAPRRTVIVGRTVPASRRDKRNLRGKRD
- a CDS encoding replication-associated recombination protein A, with protein sequence MEPDLFTAAAEERQEKDPAGSPLAVRMRPRTLDEVVGQQHLLKPGSPLRRLVGESGGGPAGPSSVILWGPPGTGKTTLAYVVSKATNKRFVELSAITAGVKEVRAVIEGARRATGGFGKETVLFLDEIHRFSKAQQDSLLPAVENRWVTLIAATTENPYFSIISPLLSRSLLLTLEPLTDDDVRGLLKRALSDERGLSDAVGLPEDTEEHLLRIAGGDARRALTALEAAAGAALDKGESQIGLQTLEETVDRAAVKYDRDGDQHYDVASALIKSIRGSDVDAALHYLARMIEAGEDPRFIARRLMISASEDIGLADPNALPIAVAAAQAVAMIGFPEAALTLSHATIALALAPKSNAATTAIGAAMDDVRKGMAGPVPPHLRDGHYKGAAKLGHAQGYVYPHDLSEGIAEQQYAPDALKDREYYTPTRHGAEARYADAVEWTRKHLGRKRS
- a CDS encoding ATP-binding protein; protein product: MRDQQRAHSPESVGPPLELNTFVGRSAELAGLAGALGAARLVTLTGAGGVGKSRLAARAASRCTPVDGVWHVDLASVRDPEFVDYAVVEALGLTDHTTRLPYETLLAHLAGRQLLLILDGFEHLVDACAELVSGLLRRLPGLRVLAVGRRPLGVTGELLFPLAPLGEDEAVELLVDRAAQPSVVVADDADVREVCRRLDGIPLAIELAAGRLRMLSPGQVLERLDDRFRLLTGGGRDGLARHRTLRTAVGWSHELCTPEERLLWARLSVFAGRFDLEAVEYVCGGQGLHSDDILEVLSQLLAQSVVTREETAAGVRYRMLDMIRVYGADWLAATGDAARLRRRHRDWYLGLTTWCELEWFSPRQDEVAARVEAELPNLRRALDHCLSEPDDAHLGQYLAGSLWFYWVGCGRLSEGRHWLEQAVALDSGHEQSRLKALWVLGYVAILQGDTVPALGVLSQCREEAEHAADPTAVAYAEHRTGCLALLSDDMERAETLLRSALGRYQEIGELNSNVLMGQVELAMTRAFQGDLPDAVRLCEDVRRVCEDHGERWARSYALYVLAYAAWADGDLPGARALLSDCLGSAHSFHDLLGSVLAVELLALLTGAEGDPVEAAVLQGAASGMWPSVGLPLFGSACFNAPHELCETAARERLGDERYEECARQGAALGREEAVRRARLPSDGVPSPRGPVRHVTATVTMRKPAASPTRRGEETAG
- a CDS encoding vitamin K epoxide reductase family protein — encoded protein: MSKTTVKDVSTEPEPERAEASPGSAGSSRAFALMLVITGAAGVLAAWVITIDKFKILEAKVEGKSFTPGCSLNPIVSCGSIMESKQAAVFGFPNPMLGLVCYGMVICVGMSLLTRARFPRWYWLTFNFGTLFGVAFCTWLMYQSLYNINALCLWCSLAWAATITMFWYVTSFNVRNGFLPAPRPLKIFLAEFTWVLPVTHCGVIVMLILTRWGSQLWAAS